Part of the Desulfallas thermosapovorans DSM 6562 genome is shown below.
AAGCCACCTTCATCCCTCCTTAATCATCGTCATCGCGCAGTTTCAAATCCAATTCGGCCAGTTTATTCATGACCTCTTCCAGTGACTTTTTGCCCAGGTTGCGCACCTTCATCATATCTTCCTCGTTGCGCTGAACCAACTCTTCCACGGTGTTGATTCCCGCCCGTTTCAGACAGTTATATGAACGTACACTTAAATCCAGTTCCTCAATGGGCATTTCCAGTATTTTATCCTTTTGTTCTTCTTCCTTCTCCACCATGATTTCAACTTCGTCCGTAGACTCGGTTAAACCAATGAAAAGCCGCAGGTGCTCGCTTAATATCTTGGCACTTAGACTGACCGCTTCATCTGGTCTGATACTACCGTCCGTCCAGACTTCCATGGTTAACTGATCGTAATCTGTACGCTGCCCCACCCTGGTATTATCCACCTGGTAATTTACTTTGCGCACGGGGGTAAATATCGAATCCACCGGAATAACCCCGATAATATGATCGCCTTTTTTGTTACGTTCAGCGGATACATAACCGCGGCCTTTGGAAACGGTCATTTCCATAAACAAACGCCCGTCATCGGCCAGGGTGGCAATGTGCAAATCCGGATTTAGTATCTCCACGTCCGGATCGGTCAAAATATCACCGGCCGTTACAGGTCCTTCCTGCTGGGCCTCAATACGCATAACCCTTTCCTCATCGGTGTGCATTTTCAGGCAAAGGGCTTTGAGGTTCAGGATAATGTCAGTAACATCTTCCTTTACACCGGGCACCGTGGAAAATTCATGCAGAACCCCTTCTATTTTTACCGAGGTTACTGCCGCGCCGGGCAGTGAGGACAGCAAAATACGCCTGAGGGAATTGCCCAGGGTAATGCCATAACCCCTTTCCAGCGGTTCAACAACAAATTTTCCATAATGCTGTTCATCATCGGTTTCCACACATTCGATTCTAGGCTTCTCAATTTCCAACATAGCTGAGATTTAAACCCCTCCTTAGGACGGAATGGGATTATCCCTGATAAACCCGTACTACTTGGAGTATAGCTCCACAATCAGGGTTTCTTGAACGGGGGCATCTATCTGCTCCCGGGAGGGAAGCGCCACCACCCGGCCTTTTAATTGCTCGGCGTCGTATTCCAGCCATGCCGGGGGTGTGTTGTCAGCAGCACGTTCAATCAATTCTTTAACCCGCGGCGATTCCTTACTTTTTTCACGTACAACAATTTCATCCCCCACCCGTACCAGGAATGAAGGAATATTGGTTTTGCGCCCGTTTACAACAAAGTGACCGTGACGCACTAACTGGCGGGCCTCGTTACGTGAGGCGGCCAAACCCAGGCGGTATACCACGTTATCTAAACGGCGCTCCAGCAGGCGTAACAGGTTTTCACCGGTCACACCAGGCTGCCTGGCGGCTTTTACATAATAATTCCGGAATTGTTTTTCCAATATACCGTAGAAGCGACGGGCTTTTTGTTTTTCCCTTAACTGCAGTCCGTACTCGGAAATCTTTTTACGACTCTGACCATGCTGACCGGGGGCATAACTACGGCGGTCAATACCGCATTTACCGGTATAGCAGCGGTCACCTTTAAGATACAGCTTTTGACCTTCGCGACGGCACAGCTTGCACTGCGCACCCGTATATCTTGCCATAAGCTTTTCACTACACCTCCTCTTATACTCTCCGGCGCTTGGGCGGCCGGCATCCGTTATGGGGAACAGGTGTAACGTCTTTAATTACGCTAACTTCCAGGCCCACTGCCTGGAGGGAACGAATGGCGGCTTCGCGACCCGCACCGGGTCCCTTCACTGTCACTTCCAGCTCTTTCATGCCATGTTCCATAGCCTCCCGGGCAGCTTTTTCAGCGGCCATTTGGGCTGCAAAGGGGGTGCTCTTCCTTGATCCTTTAAAACCAACCCCGCCGGCACTGGCCCAGGAGATGGCGTTACCTTTGGTATCGGTGATGGTAACTATGGTATTGTTAAAGGTGGACTTGATGTGGGCCACACCACGATCAATATTTTTACGTTCCTTTCTTCTGGTTCTGGTTGTTCTACGTGCCATTTATTTCACCCCCCTACTTCTTCCTGCGTACGCCAACGGTGCGTTTCGGTCCTTTGCGGGTCCTGGCGTTGTTCTTAGTGTTTTGGCCCCGTACCGGCAGCCCGCGGCGATGGCGCAAGCCTCTGTAGCAGCCGATTTCAATCAGCCGCTTGATGTTCATGGCTATTTCCCTGCGCAGGTCGCCCTCTACATGGTAGTTCTTTTCAATGGCATCCCTTAACCTGTTAACTTCGTCCTCAGTCAGGTCCCGGATTCTGGTATCGGGATTAACTCCGGTTTGTTCTAGAATTTTTTGCGAAGTGGGCTTACCAATACCAAAAATATAGGTAAGACCAATTTCCACTCTTTTATCCCGCGGTAAATCCACACCCGCGATACGTGCCATTCTTTTCAAACACCTCCAACTTACCCTTGCCTTTGTTTATGCTTGGGGTTTTCACATATCACCATAATTTTGCCTTTCCGGCGGATGATCTTACATTTTTCACAGATCGGTTTCACAGAAGGCCTGACTTTCATTGTTCAACCTCCTCGGCCTTTAGTTGAAAGACATGTATCGTTATTGCCTGTAACTATTTAAAGCGGTAGACAATACGACCCCGGGTTAAATCGTACGGGGATAGTTCCACCATCACCCGGTCCCCGGCTAAAATTCGGATAAAATTCATTCTGATTTTTCCGCTCACGTGAGCCAGTACCTTATGGCCGTTTTTCAGTTCCACCCGAAACATGGCATTGGGCAACGGCTCAATTACGGTACCTTCCATTTCTATAACATCCTTACCTGACATTAGATAAAAAACCAACCTCCTTTAAAATGGCGGCTCTTCCGCGTTGCCCATCAGGCGCAAAATAGCCCTGCGTATTTCAGCGTTACTAATGCGCTGGCCTGATTTCAACTTATCAACAATCTCCCCGGCGATCTGCGGGTGTATAATGAGATGTTTAATGTTCTTTTTTTTGGGATTCTCCAATCGTCTAACCATGCCATCGACGGCAAGCACATATTTACCATCAATAACGTCAATCACCAGATAAAAACTGCCACTGTCCCGCCCGGCCTTGGGTTCCACCAGTTGCCCCGGAGTTATCCTGACTTTCATTAACAACCAACCTCCCGCTCAACCAGCGCGTATATACACAGTCCTTTGTTCGAACACCTTGCCCAAGGTCTTGGTCACCGGCAGGCACAGACTGTTACGGCAATGTCAGTATCACCGGCTCGCCGTCGGTAATAACAATGGTATGCTCAAAGTGAGCCGACGGTTGGCCGTCCCTTGTCACCACTGTCCAATTATCCGGAAGAGTTTGCACATGATATGTGCCCATATTTACCATCGGTT
Proteins encoded:
- the rpsD gene encoding 30S ribosomal protein S4, translating into MARYTGAQCKLCRREGQKLYLKGDRCYTGKCGIDRRSYAPGQHGQSRKKISEYGLQLREKQKARRFYGILEKQFRNYYVKAARQPGVTGENLLRLLERRLDNVVYRLGLAASRNEARQLVRHGHFVVNGRKTNIPSFLVRVGDEIVVREKSKESPRVKELIERAADNTPPAWLEYDAEQLKGRVVALPSREQIDAPVQETLIVELYSK
- the rpmJ gene encoding 50S ribosomal protein L36 codes for the protein MKVRPSVKPICEKCKIIRRKGKIMVICENPKHKQRQG
- a CDS encoding KOW domain-containing RNA-binding protein; this encodes MKVRITPGQLVEPKAGRDSGSFYLVIDVIDGKYVLAVDGMVRRLENPKKKNIKHLIIHPQIAGEIVDKLKSGQRISNAEIRRAILRLMGNAEEPPF
- the rpsM gene encoding 30S ribosomal protein S13; the encoded protein is MARIAGVDLPRDKRVEIGLTYIFGIGKPTSQKILEQTGVNPDTRIRDLTEDEVNRLRDAIEKNYHVEGDLRREIAMNIKRLIEIGCYRGLRHRRGLPVRGQNTKNNARTRKGPKRTVGVRRKK
- the infA gene encoding translation initiation factor IF-1 — protein: MSGKDVIEMEGTVIEPLPNAMFRVELKNGHKVLAHVSGKIRMNFIRILAGDRVMVELSPYDLTRGRIVYRFK
- a CDS encoding DNA-directed RNA polymerase subunit alpha: MLEIEKPRIECVETDDEQHYGKFVVEPLERGYGITLGNSLRRILLSSLPGAAVTSVKIEGVLHEFSTVPGVKEDVTDIILNLKALCLKMHTDEERVMRIEAQQEGPVTAGDILTDPDVEILNPDLHIATLADDGRLFMEMTVSKGRGYVSAERNKKGDHIIGVIPVDSIFTPVRKVNYQVDNTRVGQRTDYDQLTMEVWTDGSIRPDEAVSLSAKILSEHLRLFIGLTESTDEVEIMVEKEEEQKDKILEMPIEELDLSVRSYNCLKRAGINTVEELVQRNEEDMMKVRNLGKKSLEEVMNKLAELDLKLRDDDD
- the rpsK gene encoding 30S ribosomal protein S11, with the translated sequence MARRTTRTRRKERKNIDRGVAHIKSTFNNTIVTITDTKGNAISWASAGGVGFKGSRKSTPFAAQMAAEKAAREAMEHGMKELEVTVKGPGAGREAAIRSLQAVGLEVSVIKDVTPVPHNGCRPPKRRRV